From Coffea arabica cultivar ET-39 chromosome 10e, Coffea Arabica ET-39 HiFi, whole genome shotgun sequence, one genomic window encodes:
- the LOC113712157 gene encoding putative germin-like protein 2-1: MGTPFLITIATMALLSSLAIASDPSPLQDFCVAINDPKNAVFVNGKICKDPKVVNANDFFFQGLNIPRNTANRQGSNVTAVNVNNLAGLNTLGVSLARLDFAPYGLNPPHTHPRATEVLFVLEGTLNVGFVTSNPPNNMKNQLFTKTLNPGDVFVFPEGLIHFQFNVAKTNAVAFAGFGSQNPGVITIANAVFGSDPLISADVLAKAFQVDKKVIDLLEAQFLK; the protein is encoded by the exons ATGGGAACTCCATTCCTGATAACCATAGCCACAATGGCACTACTTTCATCCCTTGCTATCGCTTCTGATCCTAGCCCTTTGCAGGATTTTTGTGTTGCAATCAATGATCCCAAAAATGCTG TGTTTGTGAACGGAAAGATTTGTAAGGACCCAAAGGTCGTGAACGCCAATGATTTCTTCTTTCAGGGACTGAACATACCTCGAAATACAGCAAATCGACAAGGTTCTAATGTTACTGCTGTGAACGTCAACAATCTAGCTGGGCTCAACACTTTGGGAGTTTCCCTAGCTCGTCTCGATTTCGCTCCTTATGGCCTAAACCCACCCCATACTCATCCTCGTGCAACCGAGGTCCTATTCGTGTTAGAGGGCACTCTTAATGTTGGGTTTGTCACTTCAAATCCACCAAATAACATGAAAAATCAACTCTTTACGAAAACGTTGAATCCAGGAGATGTTTTCGTGTTCCCTGAAGGTCTGATTCACTTCCAATTTAATGTTGCGAAGACGAATGCTGTTGCATTTGCTGGTTTTGGCAGCCAAAATCCAGGAGTCATTACTATTGCAAATGCAGTCTTTGGATCAGATCCTCTCATTTCTGCAGATGTTCTCGCCAAGGCATTCCAAGTCGACAAGAAAGTCATTGACTTACTTGAGGCACAGTTTTTGAAATGA